A single Glycine soja cultivar W05 chromosome 14, ASM419377v2, whole genome shotgun sequence DNA region contains:
- the LOC114383074 gene encoding plastid division protein PDV1-like yields MKWDMQMEEIEAIMEKIWDLHDKLSDAIHSISRSHFLTSVKILKNNSPPHLPNAAADDRSSGFVFVKDFRPADNDSDGDSAVREAKSLNAIRSALENLEDQLEFFHTIQTQQCVERDAAIARLEQSRIVLAVRLAEHRGKKYKVIEEALAFIGDVRDAGSLVAPDIFYGQPNCSAENIATEKAKRSNILINIFISSFNFVKRSLGLDHMGGIVGNAALVAVSMIALLHLHQVTNHEQPFGQENTVHRNSTMRRTRLVGSSSEAHSSNLDVLLARG; encoded by the exons atgaaatggGATATGCAGATGGAGGAAATCGAAGCGATTATGGAGAAAATTTGGGACCTCCACGACAAGCTCAGCGACGCCATTCACTCCATCTCCAGATCCCACTTTCTCACTTCCGTCAAAATCCTCAAAAACAACTCTCCACCGCACCTTCCCAACGCCGCCGCGGATGACCGCTCTTCCGGTTTCGTTTTCGTCAAGGACTTCAGGCCCGCCGACAACGACAGTGACGGCGACTCCGCCGTCCGCGAAGCCAAGAGCCTCAACGCCATCCGGTCCGCCCTCGAGAACCTCGAAGACCAGCTCGAGTTCTTCCAT ACTATACAAACCCAGCAGTGTGTTGAGAGAGATGCTGCAATTGCACGTTTAGAACAGAGCAGAATTGTTCTTGCAGTGAGGCTGGCAGAACACCGTGGTAAGAAGTATAAAGTCATTGAAGAAGCTCTTGCTTTTATTGGAGATGTACGTGATGCAGGCAGCCTTGTTGCACCTGATATTTTCTATGGACAACCAAACTGTTCTGCTGAGAATATAGCGACTGAGAAAGCAAAGAGATCTAATAttcttatcaatatttttatctcAAGTTTCAATTTTGTGAAGAGATCTCTTGGATTGGATCATATGGGTGGAATAGTGGGCAATGCTGCTTTGGTTGCAGTTAGCATGATAGCTTTGCTTCATTTACATCAGGTAACTAATCATGAGCAGCCATTTGGACAAGAAAATACTGTTCACAGAAACAGTACCATGAGAAGAACTAGATTGGTTGGTTCTTCATCCGAAGCCCATTCCAGTAATTTGGATGTATTGTTAGCCAGAGGTTAG